The Streptococcus downei MFe28 DNA window GTTGAACCTTGAGGCTGATTTCCTTTTCAGCTAGGCTAGCTTCGAGAGGCTTCACCATCAGCTTGACAACTTGACGCATATGGTCAGGTGTCAGACTATGGAAGACAATCTTCTCATCAATCCGATTGATGAATTCAGGTCGATAGGCCTTCTTGAGCTCTTCCATAATCCGACTCTGCATGGCCTGATAATCCTGACTGATGGCCTTGGCGCCAAAACCAACCGTCTTATCATCGCGCAGGGCAGTTGCCCCTAAGTTGCTAGTCATGATGATGATGGTATTGGAAAAATCAACCTTGCGCCCACGACTATCAGTCAAGACCCCGTCATCCAAGACTTGGAGAAGGACATTGAAGATGTCAGGGTGGGCCTTTTCCACCTCATCAAAGAGGAGAACCGAATAAGGCTTGTTGCGAACCTTCTCGGTCAACTCACCGCCTTCTTCGTAGCCCACATAACCTGGAGGGGCTCCGTTGAGGCGACTAGCCGCGAATTTTTCCATGTACTCAGACATATCAAAACGAATCAGGGCCGACTCATCATCAAAGAGGAGTTCAGCAAGGGCCTTGGCTAACTCGGTTTTACCAACCCCAGTTGGCCCTAGGAACATGAAGGAACCAATTGGTCGCTTGCCTGTTCGGATACCTGATTGGTTGCGCCGAATGGCACGAGAAACCGCTGAAACGGCATCATCCTGGCCAATCACGCGCTTGTGGAGTTCTTTTTCTAGATTGAGGTAGCGTTGATTATCAGCCTGGGTCATCTTCTCAAGAGGAATGCCTGAGAGTTTGCTGAGGGTCCTGAGAATATCCTCTTCCTTGACAGCGACAGGCTGGCGAACCTTTTGCTGATCCTCTTCCTGAAGCAGATCCGCAACCGCTCCTAGATTTCCTGACAAGAGGGCCTGGTCAGCAGAGCTGAGGAAGGTTGGCAGGGAACGCTTGACCGTATTTTGCACCATAGCACTGGCCTCATCCAGCAGGTCAATGGCCGAATCCGGCAAGTTCTTGCTGGTCAAATAGCGGTGGGCTGATTTGACGGCCGTTAAGACTGCCTGGTCAGAGATGGTGACATTGTGGTAGCTCTCATAGCTTTCCTTGAGTCCCAAGAGAATCTGGTAGGCAGCATCAACTGTCGGTTCTTCAATCAAAACCCTAGCAAAGCGACGGGAGAGGGCTGCATCCTTCTCAATATGCTTGGAATACTCCTCCTGGGTTGTCGCTCCAATCATGTGGAGGGTCCCTCTAGAAAGGGCTGGCTTAAGAATATTGGCGGCATCCAGGGTGCTATCAATCCCGCTGCCAGAACCCATGATGGTGTGAACCTCGTCAACAAAGAGAATGATATGGCCATCGGCCTCGATATCCGCAATGATTTGGTTCATCCGCTCTTCAAAGTCTCCCCGGAAACGGGTGCCAGCTACCACCGACATCATATCCAATTCCAAAACTCGGAAATCGGCCAGTTCGTATGGAACTTCTCCTTGGACAATCCTCTGGGCTAGGCCGTAGGCTAGAGCCGTCTTACCAACACCGGCATCACCGACCAAGACAGGATTATTCTTAGTCTTGCGGCTAAGAATTTGTAGCATGCGAGTAATTTCCTCGTCACGACCAACCACAGTCTCCAGTTGTCCTTGAGCCGCTAGATCCGTCAGGTCTCGGGTGAAGTCAGCCAGGTCTCCTGCCGTTGGCTGAGGGCCTGCCATCATATTGTTAAAGTTGCCATTGCCAGACTTCTTGGGCTTGGCCAAGTCAAAAATAGCCTTGACATCTTCCTTGGAAAAACCTGAGTAGCGCTCAATAACTTTGCGTAGGTCAATCAATCGAAGATTATCCTTGCCCTCATCTTGAAAATGAAAACCGACCTGCTCCAAAATGCGAGCCGCCAAATTATCCCGACCAAACATCATGGAGAGGAGAACGTGTTCGCTACCGACCTGAGGGGCCTTGACAGCTTCAGCAATACGAGCCGCATAGGTTAAGATTCTCTCTAGTGCCCTTGAAGCCGGCAAAATCTCTTGGCTCTTAGCCCTTTTGAGAGGCTTACGGCGAATGACCAGCATGGCCGCATCCTCATACTCATCCAAATCAATCTTATCCGCAAAGTCCATAAGTGCCAGATGAGCCACTGTCTCATCGGTGTCCACCATGGCCAAGAGCAGGTGCCAACTTTCCAAAAATTGACTCTGGTAGCGGGCCGCCTGATATTGGGCACGGCTAAATATTTCTTGCATTTTCAGGGAATAATCAGTCATCTGGATTTCCTTTTCTATCGAGGCGTTGAATAATCTTTTTCAGCATGCGGGCACGAATACCAGGAGCATCTTCTCCCAGAACCTCATCGGAGGATGAGGCCAGGATGATATTGCCCTCACGCTCACTAATAATATCTTGATCATAGAGCTGTTGAATGAGGTCATCAAAGACCTGACCACTGATGGCTTCACCGATTGAGCCTGCCAGGGCATTGAGCAGGTGGTGTTTGTCAGAAAAAGTGACCTTGGCAATGCGGATATAGCCGCCACCTCCTCGCTTACTTTCTACCACATAGCCCCGACTCTCAGTAAATCGAGTCTTGATGACATAGTTAATCTGGCTGGGCACCACATCAAATGAGTCCGCCAGATGGGAGCGCTTGAGCTCCACAATACCCGACTGGGCCAAAATATTCTTGATATATTCTTCGATATTGTCCGAAGTATTTCTTACAGGCATAAACTACCCTTCCTTATCTTTGACTAACTTTGACTATTATACCCTAAAAGGCGAAATTTTGAAAGCTAAAATCAAAGAAGGCATACGTTCTAAGCGCTAAATCACCTAATACTCAATAAGGAGCAGACACCAAGAGTGGACTTCTCCCCTAGCCAACTTTGTCTGCCAGCATTATCTACTGGACAAACCAACCTATCAGAAAATATGATAAGCCCTTCAGTTCTAGCTAATACTAGCAAAACGTCCCGTCATAAGAAGAGCTTGAAACAATTAAAAAGTGCTAGCCTCGCTACTTTTTCAACATCACACACATTGACGCAGTGGCTGATTTGTGATGATGGATTTAATGCTTTGGCATCTAGTCCATCACATACCAGCGAAGTGGCGGTAAGGTCCTTATCCCTTGCTAGGCAGGGAAGCGATAGTCATCAGTAATCCCCCAAGCAAGCCGATAATTAAATAGAGTAAGGCTAGTCTCTTTTTCTTTTGAAGCTCGGCCAATTCTTGACTCCTTGGTGCTGGATAGTCCCTACGTTGAACAAAATAATGGTGAAGGCCAACAATGCCACCCCGACCAGACGCCGATAGCACCCAGATTTCAGGATGGTCCATACCTCTGGCCTGGGCATCCAATTTTATCAATTGGTAAAGTTGAATATTGAAGCTGACAAAACCTAGTAAAAAGATAGCTGCCCCGATAATTACCCACATATGACCACTAAACATAAAATCACCCCCTAAATCATTCTAATAATTTGATAAAAGATAGCTCCCATTCCTAAGAGTAGGATCAGGACGGCCAGAATAATTAGATAATCATGTTTAAAAATTAAAGCTAAAAATAGGAGTCCGAAAAATAGGAGCAAATAAAGACCTAGTAACCAGATTAAGTTTCGGTTACTGGTCACTAAATCAGTCGTTTTTTCGAGATGTTTCACCATGGCTTCATCCCCCTTAACCAGTTGATCCAGGCTCAAATGATAAAGATTGCTCAGGGCTATCAAGCTGACTATATCAGGATAGGTTTTTCCCCTTTCCCAGTTTGACACTGTCTGTCGCGATACTCCAAGGCTGTCAGCTACCTCTTCTTGAGTCAAGTCGCTAAGCAACCGTGCCGATTGTAATTGTTGACCTACCGCCATCATTACCTCTCTTTCTGATTCTATTTTCTCAGTTTCTTATCTTGCTGTCTATCAAATTCTTTTGACTTAGACTTTTTTTCTGTCAAAAGTCTTTGACAGAGCACTAAAAAAGACTAGGCTTGAAACCCAGTCTTGTCGCAACTGAACATGGATTAAAAGTTATTAGATTAGGATTAAGCTGCACAATAACTAGGAATTGAGTTCGCCTACAACCCCGTGGAAAAAGAAAAACACCAGCCCCATGCGGAACTGGTGTACATCTGCTAGGCGCAGTAGCTGATTGGCCTCTTTGCACCACTTCGTGGCACAGCAGAAGCCTAGTCGGCCTTGCGGGGGTGGTAAAACAGTCCGGTGGACTGTTTTAGCCTGACACCTTGAAATTAAAGAGTGGAGGGGGAAGGAAGGTTTTGACAAAGTCAAATCCCTTCTATCCCACTCCCTTACTTATTCAAGGCTGCAGCCATGGTTGCGGCTACTTCGTTTTCAAAGTCATTTGTGGCTTTTTCAATTCCCTCACCAACTTCGAAGCGGGCAAAGTCAACAACCTTAGCATTGACAGATTCAAGGTAGGCTTCAACGGTCTTGCTGTCGTCCATGATGTAAACTTGAGCCAGAAGGGTATATTCTTGGTCAACCTTGGTGTTGTCCAACTTGAAGCGGTCCATCTTACCTGGGATAATCTTGTCCCAGATTTTTTCTGGTTTGCCTTCAGCCTTGAGTTCAGCCTTGATGTCTTCTTCAGCTTGTGCCAAAACTTCGTCAGTCAGTTGGCCCTTAGATCCATACTTCAAGAATGGCAGGGCTGGTTTGTTAACCATAGCACGGCTTTCGTTATCTTGTTCGATCTTGTGGTTCATTTGAGCCAATTCGTCATGGATGAATTGCTCGTCCAATTCCTTGTAAGACAAAACTTTTGGACTCATTGCAGCGATGTGCATTGAGATTTGTTTTGCCAAGGCTTCGTCGCCACCTTCAACAACAGAGATAACACCGATGCGGCCACCGTTGTGTTGGTAAGCACCGAAGTGTTGAGCGTCTGTTTTTTCCAAAACTTGGAAACGACGGAAGGAAATCTTTTCGCCGATAGTTGCTGTCGCATTGACATAAGCAGCTTCCAAAGTTTCTCCTGTAGGCATGGTTAGAACAAGAGCTTCTTCATTGTTAGCTGGCTTGTTTTCAGCGATGACTTTGGCTGTTTCGTTAACCAATTCAACGAATTGGGCGTTC harbors:
- the tsf gene encoding translation elongation factor Ts, which gives rise to MAEITAKLVKELREKSGAGVMDAKKALVETDGDMDKAIELLREKGMAKAAKKADRVAAEGLTGVYVAGNVAAVVEVNAETDFVAKNAQFVELVNETAKVIAENKPANNEEALVLTMPTGETLEAAYVNATATIGEKISFRRFQVLEKTDAQHFGAYQHNGGRIGVISVVEGGDEALAKQISMHIAAMSPKVLSYKELDEQFIHDELAQMNHKIEQDNESRAMVNKPALPFLKYGSKGQLTDEVLAQAEEDIKAELKAEGKPEKIWDKIIPGKMDRFKLDNTKVDQEYTLLAQVYIMDDSKTVEAYLESVNAKVVDFARFEVGEGIEKATNDFENEVAATMAAALNK
- a CDS encoding CtsR family transcriptional regulator, which codes for MPVRNTSDNIEEYIKNILAQSGIVELKRSHLADSFDVVPSQINYVIKTRFTESRGYVVESKRGGGGYIRIAKVTFSDKHHLLNALAGSIGEAISGQVFDDLIQQLYDQDIISEREGNIILASSSDEVLGEDAPGIRARMLKKIIQRLDRKGNPDD
- a CDS encoding helix-turn-helix domain-containing protein: MAVGQQLQSARLLSDLTQEEVADSLGVSRQTVSNWERGKTYPDIVSLIALSNLYHLSLDQLVKGDEAMVKHLEKTTDLVTSNRNLIWLLGLYLLLFFGLLFLALIFKHDYLIILAVLILLLGMGAIFYQIIRMI
- a CDS encoding ATP-dependent Clp protease ATP-binding subunit, whose protein sequence is MTDYSLKMQEIFSRAQYQAARYQSQFLESWHLLLAMVDTDETVAHLALMDFADKIDLDEYEDAAMLVIRRKPLKRAKSQEILPASRALERILTYAARIAEAVKAPQVGSEHVLLSMMFGRDNLAARILEQVGFHFQDEGKDNLRLIDLRKVIERYSGFSKEDVKAIFDLAKPKKSGNGNFNNMMAGPQPTAGDLADFTRDLTDLAAQGQLETVVGRDEEITRMLQILSRKTKNNPVLVGDAGVGKTALAYGLAQRIVQGEVPYELADFRVLELDMMSVVAGTRFRGDFEERMNQIIADIEADGHIILFVDEVHTIMGSGSGIDSTLDAANILKPALSRGTLHMIGATTQEEYSKHIEKDAALSRRFARVLIEEPTVDAAYQILLGLKESYESYHNVTISDQAVLTAVKSAHRYLTSKNLPDSAIDLLDEASAMVQNTVKRSLPTFLSSADQALLSGNLGAVADLLQEEDQQKVRQPVAVKEEDILRTLSKLSGIPLEKMTQADNQRYLNLEKELHKRVIGQDDAVSAVSRAIRRNQSGIRTGKRPIGSFMFLGPTGVGKTELAKALAELLFDDESALIRFDMSEYMEKFAASRLNGAPPGYVGYEEGGELTEKVRNKPYSVLLFDEVEKAHPDIFNVLLQVLDDGVLTDSRGRKVDFSNTIIIMTSNLGATALRDDKTVGFGAKAISQDYQAMQSRIMEELKKAYRPEFINRIDEKIVFHSLTPDHMRQVVKLMVKPLEASLAEKEISLKVQPAALKLLAEQGYDPEMGARPLRRTIQTEVEDRLSELLLSGQLKADSKLKIGSHKGSLKFTIDD